In the Quercus lobata isolate SW786 chromosome 5, ValleyOak3.0 Primary Assembly, whole genome shotgun sequence genome, one interval contains:
- the LOC115992248 gene encoding probable ADP-ribosylation factor GTPase-activating protein AGD13, with the protein MSRAMSNKSLDFGKPASGKKRLKDLLLQKDNRYCADCGAPDPKWASANIGVFICLKCCGVHRSLGTHISKVLSVTLDEWSDDEIESMVEVGGNSSANAIYEAFVPGGYEKPGPDASHELRAKFIRAKYELQEFLKPSLRIVSLPSEKGSLKSSFSRKLMDSFRSNSSHNSEGMVEFIGLLKVKVIKGTNLAIRDMMTSDPYVILSLGQQTVQTTIIKSNLNPVWNEELMLSVPQHFGPLKLRVFDHDTFSSDDIMGEAEVDLQPLITSAIAFGDAGMFGNMQIGKWLKSHDNALKDDSTVNIIDGKVKQAVSLKLQNVECGELDLELEWMPLDQ; encoded by the exons ATGAGCAGAGCAATGAGTAACAAATCACTGGATTTTGGGAAGCCTGCTTCAG gtaaaaaaagattaaaagattTATTGCTTCAAAAAGATAATCGTTATTGTGCTGATTGTGGTGCCCCAGATCCTAAATGGGC GTCAGCAAATATTGGAGTTTTTATATGCTTGAAATGTTGTGGTGTGCACAGGAGCCTTGGTACCCATATATCAAAG GTTTTGTCTGTGACATTGGATGAGTGGTCTGATGATGAAATTGAATCGATGGTTGAAGTCGGAGGAAATTCTTCTGCTAATGCAATTTATGAGGCCTTTGTCCCTGGAGGATATGAAAAGCCTGGGCCAGATGCCAGTCATGAGCTGCGTGCAAAATTCATCCG GGCTAAGTATGAGCTTCAAGAATTTTTGAAACCTAGCCTGCGGATTGTGTCACTTCCTTCTGAGAAAGGCTCTCTCAAGTCAAGTTTTTCTAGAAAGCTTATGGATAGTTTTCGGTCAAATTCTTCTCATAATTCG GAAGGAATGGTAGAATTTATTGGACTATTGAAGGTCAAAGTGATAAAAGGCACAAATTTAGCTATCAGAGATATGATGACAAGTGATCCATACGTTATATTGTCTCTTGGGCAGCAG ACTGTTCAGACAACTATAATAAAGAGCAACTTGAATCCAGTCTGGAATGAGGAACTCATGCTGTCTGTTCCTCAGCATTTTGGACCCTTGAAGTTG CGGGTGTTTGATCACGACACATTTTCATCTGATGATATCATGGGAGAAGCAGAGGTCGATCTCCAGCCCCTGATAACATCTGCAATAGCATTTGGAGACGCAGGGATGTTTGGAAACATGCAGATTGGAAAATGGCTGAAATCACATGACAATGCCCTTAAGGATGATAGCACCGTCAACATTATTGATGGCAAGGTGAAACAGGCGGTGTCTCTTAAGCTTCAGAATGTGGAATGCGGAGAACTAGATCTAGAACTAGAGTGGATGCCACTTGATCAATAG
- the LOC115991954 gene encoding ferredoxin--NADP reductase, root isozyme, chloroplastic encodes MAQLAASQVAVTVPVGSDLSTRRSVFKTHSISFHDKSWAPSLSLDLKTKNARLRNRHIICQSVQQASVPKVTVSPLNLEDAKEPPLNTYKPKEPYTATIVSVERIVGPKAPGETCHIVIDHGGNVPYWEGQSYGIIPPGENPKKPGSPHNVRLYSIASTRYGDTFDGKTASFCVRRAVYYDPETGKEDPSKNGVCSNFLCNSKPGDKVRVTGPSGKIMLLPEDNPNATHIMIATGTGIAPYRGYLRRMFMESVPTFKFNGLAWLFLGVANSDSLLYDDEFKKYLKDYPDNFRYDLALSREQKSKSGGKMYVQDKIEEYSDEIFKLLDTGAHIYFCGLKGMMPGIQETLKRVADQRGENWEEKLSQLKKNKQWHVEVY; translated from the exons ATGGCTCAATTGGCCGCATCTCAG GTTGCTGTTACTGTTCCTGTTGGAAGCGATTTGTCCACTAGGAGATCTGTGTTTAAG ACTCATAGCATAAGCTTTCATGATAAATCATGGGCGCCTTCCTTATCATTGGACTTAAAAACGAAGAATGCACGGTTGAGAAATCGACACATAATTTGCCAATCAGTGCAACAAGCTAGTGTACCTAAAGTTACTGTTTCCCCTTTAAACCTTGAAGATGCTAAAGAGCCCCCACTAAATACATACAAGCCTAAGGAACCTTATACTGCAACCATTGTTTCTGTGGAGAGGATTGTTGGCCCTAAAGCCCCTGGAGAGACTTGCCATATTGTGATTGATCATGGTGGCAATGTTCCATACTGGGAAGGACAGAGTTATGGTATAATTCCTCCT GGTGAAAACCCAAAGAAACCAGGGAGTCCACACAATGTTCGTTTGTACTCAATTGCCTCCACTAGGTATGGAGACACTTTTGATGGCAAAACAGCCAGCTTTTGCGTTCGTCGTGCTGTTTATTATGACCCTGAGACTGGAAAGGAGGATCCTTCCAAGAATGGTGTATGCAGCAATTTTTTATGCAACTCAAAGCCTGGAGATAAAGTTAGGGTCACAG GTCCCTCTGGCAAGATAATGCTTTTGCCTGAAGACAACCCAAATGCCACCCACATAATGATTGCTACTGGAACTGGCATTGCTCCATATAGAGGCTATCTTCGTCGTATGTTCATGGAGTCTGTTCCTACATTCAAGTTCAATGGTCTTGCTTGGCTGTTCCTTGGGGTTGCCAATTCTGACAGTCTCCTCTACGATGATGAATTTAAAAAGTATCTTAAGGACTATCCAGATAACTTCCGCTATGACCTGGCCCTTAGTAGAGAGCAAAAGAGTAAGAGTGGAGGCAAGATGTATGTTCAGGACAAGATTGAGGAATACAGTGATGAAATTTTCAAACTGTTGGATACTGGTGCCCACATTTATTTCTGTGGTCTAAAGGGAATGATGCCTGGGATCCAAGAAACGCTTAAGAGAGTTGCAGACCAACGAGGGGAGAATTGGGAAGAGAAGCTCTCACAGCTCAAAAAGAACAAACAATGGCATGTTGAGGTCTACTAA